ATCGCCTCAGCCGCGTTGCGCAGCGCGGTGGTACAGGCCATCCATAGATAGGCCGGATCAGCCTGAACTTCGAGATCGGGCGGCACGTCCAGCTTGATCTCGATCGGCAGATCCAGCGCCATGAGCTCATTGATCGCTTCCTTGAGCAGCGGCGCGAGCGCGACGCGGCGGATCTGTTCTGATGATAATACTCCTGCGCGCGTAATAATCAACAGGCGTTGAAGCAGATCGTTGATCCGCTTGGTGGTATCCGCATACGCGGTGTAGGCCGCTGCGCCGTCGATGCTAGCCCACTGGTCAGGCGGCGCGGTAAGCCGCGCGTGTAAGGTCGGAGCGAGCACCGAGAGCACGCTCGCCGCGCCCCGCAGCTCGTGCGCGATAAAGCGCATAAACGTCGTCAGCACCTGCTCCTGCTGAAGCTTGGCCGCCGCCTCCGCCCGCTGCGCGCCCTGCCACGCGGCGTGCTCTCTGATGCTCCACATCACCAGAAAGAGCAGCAGGGCAAAGCCGAACTCGAAGCCGGAAAATTGCTCCTTCATCGGCAGATTCAGGAGCAGGATCAGCCCAACGATGACCGGATAGAATAAAATCGGCAGGATGCGTCCCGTGGCGACGACGGCGAACAGGATCGGCAGGATCAGACCTGCCGAGCGCGCAGTTGGAACCGTCGAAACCGATAGCCCGACAAAGCTGCCAATCGCAATCAGCGTCACCACAATGACGCGCGGCGCTTTGGCGAAGGGATTGCGGATCATCCAGCGCCCCAGCCAGAAGAGCAGCGCCCCGACGATAAAATCGACGACGATGATAATCGTCGGCGGCGTGCCGCTCGGATCGAGGTTGAACAGCCCAAGCGTTCCCACGCCCACGAGTATCACGGCAAAGATCAACGTCAGAAGTACGATCGGCTCTTGCGGACGCCAGCTATCTGCGATTCGACGCCGTAGCACGTGAGAGAACACTATGCTCCTCCCGATGTAAGAACATCCAGGACATACGAGGATAGGCTATAGGGGGTGCTGGTTCGACCATATAATACCATCACCTCAGGCACCAATTAGTCCTATTATGATAAGACCACCGTTGCCTTAGCTAACTGCCCCCATAGTGCGCGGATCGCGCACGACTGTGGAACCCGGCTGCCAGGGTGCTGGATCGGCTGATCACCGTCGATCCCCATTCGGGTGCCGTGGTGAGCGACTGTGGAACCATACCTAATTTAAGGAGCTACATGATGAATCAAGATCGGCGGACGTTTCTGACGCGGACAGGGATGGGCTTACTGGCTGCCATGGCAGCCCTTCGCCTCGATCACAACCTTTTGGATAGTCCGATAGCCTATGCCCACCCGAACGAGCCAACATCGCGCTCGGCCCAGACCCGCCCCGCGAATGAACCGATCGCCGTTGTGATCGACAGCGACCCAGGCGTTGACGATGCATCAGCGCTCGTCTGGCTGCTGAGCCAGCAGATGTACCAGTTCGATCTCCTGGGAATTTGTACCGTCGCCGGTAACACCTCGCTGGAAAACGCGACGCAGAACGTGCTGACCGTGCTGGATGTGGTCGCGCCCGGTCGGCCTATTCCCGTGGTGATGGGCGCGGAGAAGCCGCTCAGCGGCAAGCTGAGCCATATCCCCAAGCTGATCCACGGCCCCGACGGGCTGTGGTTCTCCCAGCGGCGCTACCCGATCCAGCAGCTTCCTAACAACACGCCGCTGTTCTACCGCAGCATGGCTGAGTCGCGCCCAGGCTTCACTGTCGTCGCGCTCGGCCCGCTGACCAATCTGGCGGAGGCGGTGCGGCGCTTCCCCGACACCGCCGACGGGATCGGGCGGATCGTGTGGCTGGGCGGCGCGAAGTGTGGCGGGAATCACACGCCGGTCAGCGAGTTCAATGCGTGGCAAGATCCTGAAGCCGCCGAGATCGTGCTTGGTTCGGGCATTCCCGTGACGATGGTGCCGCTCGATACGTTCACCGGCTTCGTCGTCACGCCCGAAGATGTACAGCGGCTTGAGAGCGGCAATGCCGGTGGCCGGTTCCTGGTGCAGCCTTTGCGCGGTCTGCTGGGCGCGTTCGAGCGGCTGACGGGCCAAGCCCTCGCCAACCTGCCGGATGTGATCGCAATGATGCTGGCCTTTGACTCCTCCCTGGCGCAGACGACCCAGGACGCGCTCGTCAAGATCGTCGCCGATCGGAGCCTGACGCACGGCCAGACGATCGTCGCGCTGACATTCATTGAGCATCTCACGCTGATCGCCTCGGACGCCGAGCTGAGCGCGCTGGTCGATCGTGCGTTTAGCGATCCGTCGTTCGATCTCTTCGCGGCGTTTCTGGCGATCGTGGCGCGCGAGCCCGCTAATGTGCAGTGGGTGTCGAAGGTCGATGCCGCTGCCGTGCGCGATCGGTTTTTACAGGCGCTCACAGCTTCTTGATCAGGGTCGATCGTGCTGCCAGGAAGCTATGGAGCGCGGCCTGCGCTGCGGGCCTTTCCACTCTACGGTATCATAGAGGATGACATAGAGCAGCATCCAACACCCTTTTCGGGAAAGCGTGTATGCGATTCTACATCAGCAAGGGGAAGGGTTTGGGGGGCCACCCCAAACCCCCGGCCTCCCGGCGCATAGGAATGGAGAAACCATGCTGAGGACGGTGACAGCCACCCGCTACGTCACGCCGCTCCGCGAGGGCGGCTCGCTACCGGCGATTGTCGAGGCCGACGACGACGGCCTGTACGTGCTCAAATTTCGTGGCGCGGGGCAGGGGCCAAAAGTGCTGATCGCCGAGCTGATCTGTGGCGAGATCGGGCGGGCGCTTGGGCTGCCGATTCCGGAGATTGTCTTTGTCGAGCTTGATCCGGCGCTGGGGCGGAACGAGCCCGACGGCGAGATCCAAGAGCTGATCAATGCCAGCGCGGGGCTGAACCTTGCGCTCGACTTCCTGCCGGGCTCGCTCGGCTTCGATAGCGTCACGCTGCCCACGATCGAGCCGACGCTGGCCTCGACGATCGTCTGGTTCGACGCCTACATCACCAACGTCGATCGGACGCCGCGCAACCCGAATCTGCTGTGGTGGCACCGCCGACTCTGGCTGATCGATCATGGCGCGGCGCTCTACTTCCACCATACCTGGCGCGACTACCAGACGCGCGCCCGGAGCGGCTTTGCGCAGATCAAGGATCATGTGCTGCTGCCGATCGCCGATACGCTGCGCGACGCCGATGAGGCGCTGGCCTCGCGCATTACGTCAGCGTTGATCGAGCAGGTGGTCGCCGCCATCCCCGATGTGTGGCTGGAGGATGAGCCAGGCTTCGTCGATCGGGCAGCGCAGCGCGACGCCTACATCACCTATCTGCTGAGCCGCCTGGAGTCGCCGCGCATGTTTGTGGAGGAGGCGATCGATGCCCGCGCGAAACATCTTTGAGTACGCGATCATCCGCGTAGTGCCCCGGATCGAGCGCGGCGAGTGCATCAACGTGGGCGTTGTGCTCTTTTGCCGCACCCGTCGCTTCCTTGAGGCGCGGATCGAAATCGATCCGGCTCGTCTTGCGGCGTTCGCGCCCGGCCTCGACATCGCGCCGATCCGCGAGCAGCTCGACCATATTCCGCTGGTCTGTCAGGGCGGCGCTGTCGCGGGTCCGATCGGGCTGCTGCCGCCGCAGGAGCGCTTTCGCTGGCTGGCAGCGCCGCGCAGCACGATCGTACAGCCCTCGCCGGTTCACTGCGGCCTCTGCGACAATCCAGAGGCGGCGCTGGAGCATCTGTTCGCGACGATGGTCCGTCCCATCAGCGGCGATTAAGCGAGAATCGCCAGCACAGGCCGGCGATTCTTGGGCTATCTCAGGCTGGCAGGGTGCTACCCGATGTCGACCAGCTCGATCTCGAAGGTCAGATCCTTCCCCGCCAGCGGGTGATTCGCATCGAACGTAACCTGCGACGGCGATACGTCGGTCGCGGTGACGACCACCGCCTGGCCGTCCGGCTGCTGAAATTGATACTGCTGCCCGACCTCCAGCGCCAGCTCCTGGGGTAGCTGGCTGCGATCGACTGTCGCCACCAGCTCCGGATGATGCGCGCCGTAGCCTTGCGCGGCGGGGATCTGCACCGTTTTGGTATCGCCCGATTGCATGCCGACCACGGCCTGCTCAAAGCCGGGGATCAGCTGCCCGGCACCGATCGTGAATTCAAGGGGCTCGCGACCGTGCGACGTATCGAAAACCGTGTTATCCTCAAGCCTGCCGGTGTAGTGGACCTTCACCGTATCGCCCTGCTGTGCATTCGCCATACGTGCCTCCTTCGCAGTTCCCCTCTGAAGAAACGCGCATCGTTCAACGTAGATAACCAGGCGCAGCAAGATAGGTGCCACTTCTCGGCATGTGCGCCGAGCCGCAGCCGCCTGACCGTATCTCGCCGACATACAACCAAAGCCTCATGCCTCGTGTTCTCGCAGAGATTATATTTAGGACAACCTAAATTTCCATTTATGATGCCCGAATAATGAGGTGCTTATGTGGTTTAAAGTCTTGAGCCTGCTGATCGCGCTGCTTTGCCTTGGCAAGGCGGGCACGGCCCTGCTGATCCCCCAGACATTCTATCGCCGACGACGCCAGCAGTACGCCTCGACGCGCATTCCACTATCGGTCCTGATCCCGCCCGCGCTCATCCTGGTTCTCGCAGGCTTGGCCTGGTATGCAACGATCGCGCATTATGTCGCCTGGAGCTGGCTCGTCACCGGCTTTCTGACGCCGATCGCGCTGCTGGGCGTGGTCAATCTGCTGCGCTGGCCGCAGCACCGCAGGCGGCTGCAAGCGGCAATCACCGAAGCGCAGGCCGCGCAGCTTCGACGGGCCGATCTGGCAATTCTGGGCCTCAGCGCGCTCTTTGGCCTGCTGGGCGTGATGGTCTTCTAGGGATCATCGTCGGTGATGCGCGCGTAGCGCTCCGCCACCGGCTCCAGCGCGGGCAGACCTTTCGGCAGCGCCAGGGCATACCGATCGCGACCGGCGTGCTTGGCATCGTAGAGCGCCTGGTCGGCTAAGGCGATCAGGTCGCCCGATGTGTCCTGGGCGGTCGGGGTGATCGTCGCAATGCCCAGGCTGATCGTCACCACCGGGGCAAT
This sequence is a window from Herpetosiphonaceae bacterium. Protein-coding genes within it:
- a CDS encoding ATP-binding protein, which encodes MLRRRIADSWRPQEPIVLLTLIFAVILVGVGTLGLFNLDPSGTPPTIIIVVDFIVGALLFWLGRWMIRNPFAKAPRVIVVTLIAIGSFVGLSVSTVPTARSAGLILPILFAVVATGRILPILFYPVIVGLILLLNLPMKEQFSGFEFGFALLLFLVMWSIREHAAWQGAQRAEAAAKLQQEQVLTTFMRFIAHELRGAASVLSVLAPTLHARLTAPPDQWASIDGAAAYTAYADTTKRINDLLQRLLIITRAGVLSSEQIRRVALAPLLKEAINELMALDLPIEIKLDVPPDLEVQADPAYLWMACTTALRNAAEAMQVTGRPTVTIRASQTEQQCTIRVEDSGPGFSPRLLAQLQAMGTTSALPIGTFTTKIGGTGLGLPLMDRVARLHNGTFSCGNLAGGGAWVQIMLPNPERAQA
- a CDS encoding nucleoside hydrolase, which translates into the protein MMNQDRRTFLTRTGMGLLAAMAALRLDHNLLDSPIAYAHPNEPTSRSAQTRPANEPIAVVIDSDPGVDDASALVWLLSQQMYQFDLLGICTVAGNTSLENATQNVLTVLDVVAPGRPIPVVMGAEKPLSGKLSHIPKLIHGPDGLWFSQRRYPIQQLPNNTPLFYRSMAESRPGFTVVALGPLTNLAEAVRRFPDTADGIGRIVWLGGAKCGGNHTPVSEFNAWQDPEAAEIVLGSGIPVTMVPLDTFTGFVVTPEDVQRLESGNAGGRFLVQPLRGLLGAFERLTGQALANLPDVIAMMLAFDSSLAQTTQDALVKIVADRSLTHGQTIVALTFIEHLTLIASDAELSALVDRAFSDPSFDLFAAFLAIVAREPANVQWVSKVDAAAVRDRFLQALTAS
- a CDS encoding HipA family kinase yields the protein MLRTVTATRYVTPLREGGSLPAIVEADDDGLYVLKFRGAGQGPKVLIAELICGEIGRALGLPIPEIVFVELDPALGRNEPDGEIQELINASAGLNLALDFLPGSLGFDSVTLPTIEPTLASTIVWFDAYITNVDRTPRNPNLLWWHRRLWLIDHGAALYFHHTWRDYQTRARSGFAQIKDHVLLPIADTLRDADEALASRITSALIEQVVAAIPDVWLEDEPGFVDRAAQRDAYITYLLSRLESPRMFVEEAIDARAKHL
- a CDS encoding DUF3037 domain-containing protein, yielding MPARNIFEYAIIRVVPRIERGECINVGVVLFCRTRRFLEARIEIDPARLAAFAPGLDIAPIREQLDHIPLVCQGGAVAGPIGLLPPQERFRWLAAPRSTIVQPSPVHCGLCDNPEAALEHLFATMVRPISGD
- a CDS encoding peptidylprolyl isomerase, with the translated sequence MANAQQGDTVKVHYTGRLEDNTVFDTSHGREPLEFTIGAGQLIPGFEQAVVGMQSGDTKTVQIPAAQGYGAHHPELVATVDRSQLPQELALEVGQQYQFQQPDGQAVVVTATDVSPSQVTFDANHPLAGKDLTFEIELVDIG